A stretch of the Glycine soja cultivar W05 chromosome 13, ASM419377v2, whole genome shotgun sequence genome encodes the following:
- the LOC114381501 gene encoding OTU domain-containing protein At3g57810-like isoform X1, with product MPQPEKSLGNNLPIIRIPGDGRCLFRSVVYGACLRSGEPSPSLSRQKELADELRAKVVDEFIKRRVDTEWFLEGDFDTYTVQMRKPHIWGGEPELLMSSHVLQMPITVLMQDKSSSNLKVIAEYGQEYGKDNPIRVIYHGYGHYDALLKSSFH from the exons ATGCCACAGCCAGAAAAATCGCTCGGTAACAACCTTCCAATAATTC GTATTCCAGGAGACGGTAGATGTTTGTTTAGATCTGTGGTTTATGGTGCATGTCTAAGATCAGGGGAACCATCTCCAAGTCTTAGCAGGCAAAAAGAACTCGCAGATGAACTCAGAGCCAAG GTTGTGGATGAATTCATCAAGAGGAGGGTAGACACTGAGTG GTTTCTAGAAGGTGACTTTGATACCTATACAGTACAGATGCGAAAGCCTCACATATGGGGAGGAGAACCTGAACTTCTCATGTCCTCACATGTCTTACA GATGCCTATAACGGTGCTCATGCAGGATAAGAGTTCGAGTAACCTTAAAGTTATTGCAGAATACGGTCAGGAGTATGGGAAGGATAACCCTATTCGAGTGATCTATCATGGTTATGGCCACTACGATGCATTATTGAAGAGTTCCTTCCACTAG
- the LOC114381501 gene encoding OTU domain-containing protein At3g57810-like isoform X2 translates to MPQPEKSLGIPGDGRCLFRSVVYGACLRSGEPSPSLSRQKELADELRAKVVDEFIKRRVDTEWFLEGDFDTYTVQMRKPHIWGGEPELLMSSHVLQMPITVLMQDKSSSNLKVIAEYGQEYGKDNPIRVIYHGYGHYDALLKSSFH, encoded by the exons ATGCCACAGCCAGAAAAATCGCTCG GTATTCCAGGAGACGGTAGATGTTTGTTTAGATCTGTGGTTTATGGTGCATGTCTAAGATCAGGGGAACCATCTCCAAGTCTTAGCAGGCAAAAAGAACTCGCAGATGAACTCAGAGCCAAG GTTGTGGATGAATTCATCAAGAGGAGGGTAGACACTGAGTG GTTTCTAGAAGGTGACTTTGATACCTATACAGTACAGATGCGAAAGCCTCACATATGGGGAGGAGAACCTGAACTTCTCATGTCCTCACATGTCTTACA GATGCCTATAACGGTGCTCATGCAGGATAAGAGTTCGAGTAACCTTAAAGTTATTGCAGAATACGGTCAGGAGTATGGGAAGGATAACCCTATTCGAGTGATCTATCATGGTTATGGCCACTACGATGCATTATTGAAGAGTTCCTTCCACTAG
- the LOC114381501 gene encoding OTU domain-containing protein At3g57810-like isoform X3: MPQPEKSLGNNLPIIRIPGDGRCLFRSVVYGACLRSGEPSPSLSRQKELADELRAKVVDEFIKRRVDTEWFLEGDFDTYTVQMRKPHIWGGEPELLMSSHVLQIRVRVTLKLLQNTVRSMGRITLFE, from the exons ATGCCACAGCCAGAAAAATCGCTCGGTAACAACCTTCCAATAATTC GTATTCCAGGAGACGGTAGATGTTTGTTTAGATCTGTGGTTTATGGTGCATGTCTAAGATCAGGGGAACCATCTCCAAGTCTTAGCAGGCAAAAAGAACTCGCAGATGAACTCAGAGCCAAG GTTGTGGATGAATTCATCAAGAGGAGGGTAGACACTGAGTG GTTTCTAGAAGGTGACTTTGATACCTATACAGTACAGATGCGAAAGCCTCACATATGGGGAGGAGAACCTGAACTTCTCATGTCCTCACATGTCTTACA GATAAGAGTTCGAGTAACCTTAAAGTTATTGCAGAATACGGTCAGGAGTATGGGAAGGATAACCCTATTCGAGTGA
- the LOC114382297 gene encoding U-box domain-containing protein 45-like: MDVVEAEESFFAASDAKLHGEMCKCLFAIYCKILSLFPSLEAARPRSKSGIQALCSLHVALEKAKNVLQHCSECSKLYLAITGDSVLLKFEKAKCALEDSLKRVEDIVPQSIGCQIEEIVKELASTVFALDPSEKQVGDDLIALLQQGRKFSDSNDSNELECFHLAATRLGITSSRTALTERRALKKLIERARAEEDKRKESIIAFLLHLMRKYSKLFRSEFSDDNDSQGSQPCSPTVQRSLEDGIPGGHCHAFDRQLSKLSSFNFKPNNRKSGQMLLPPEELRCPISLQLMSDPVIIASGQTYERICIEKWFRDGHNTCPKTQQKLSHLCLTPNYCVKGLVASWCEQNGVPIPEGPPESLDFNYWRLALSDTESTNSRSVNSVSSCKLKGVKVVPVEESGISEQTGGNATESFSAQEEDNERYLSFLKVLTEGNNWKRKCRVVEQLRLLLRDDEEARIFMGTNGFVEALMQFLQSAVLEANVMALENGAMALFNLAVNNNRNKEIMIATGILSLLEEMISKTSSYGCAVALYLNLSCLDEAKHVIGTSQAVQFLIQILQDKTEVQCKIDSLHALYNLSTVPSNIPNLLSSGIICSLQSLLVGQGDCMWTEKCIAVLINLAVSHVGREKLMLAPGLISALASTLDTGEPIEQEQAASCLLILCNRSEECCEMVLQEGVIPALVSISVNGTSRGREKAQKLLMVFREQRQQDHSPVKTDQRESESSDLSMPPPETKLLSKSISRRKVGKAFSFLWKSKSYSVYQC, translated from the exons ATGGATGTTGTTGAGGCTGAAGAAAGTTTTTTTGCAGCAAGCGATGCCAAG TTACATGGAGAAATGTGCAAGTGTCTTTTTGCAATATATTGCAAGATATTGTCATTATTTCCTTCTTTAGAAGCTGCTAGGCCTAGGAGCAAATCTGGAATTCAGGCATTATGTTCATTGCATGTAGCCTTAGAAAAGGCAAAGAATGTTCTTCAGCACTGCTCAGAGTGTAGTAAACTTTACTTG GCTATAACTGGGGATTCTGTTCTGCTAAAATTTGAGAAGGCTAAATGTGCTCTCGAGGACAGTCTTAAACGGGTGGAAGATATTGTTCCTCAATCTATTGGTTGTCAG ATTGAGGAAATTGTGAAAGAACTTGCAAGTACGGTATTTGCACTTGACCCATCAGAGAAGCAAGTTGGGGATGATTTAATTGCATTGCTTCAGCAGGGAAGAAAGTTTAGTGACTCTAATGATAGTAATGAACTTGAATGTTTTCATCTGGCTGCTACTAGACTTGGAATCACTTCTTCAAGAACAGCTCTTACAGAAAGAAGAGCTCTAAAAAAACTCATAGAAAGGGCTCGTGCTGAGGAAGACAAGCGGAAAGAATCaattattgcttttcttttacaCCTTATGAGGAAATATTCCAAGTTATTTAGAAGTGAGTTCTCTGATGATAATGATTCTCAGGGTTCTCAACCTTGTTCTCCCACTGTTCAGAGATCTCTTGAGGATGGCATTCCCGGTGGTCATTGTCATGCCTTTGACAGACAGCTTTCAAAACTTAGTTCCTTTAATTTTAAGCCAAATAATAGGAAATCAGGGCAGATGCTCCTTCCGCCAGAAGAGTTAAGGTGCCCAATATCTCTGCAACTTATGAGTGATCCTGTTATAATTGCTTCTGGGCAAACATATGAAAGGATTTGTATAGAGAAATGGTTCAGAGATGGGCACAACACCTGCCCAAAGACTCAACAGAAACTTTCACATCTTTGTTTGACTCCTAATTACTGTGTTAAGGGTCTTGTGGCTAGTTGGTGTGAACAGAATGGAGTTCCTATTCCTGAAGGCCCTCCTGAATCTCTTGATTTTAACTACTGGAGGTTGGCATTATCAGACACTGAATCCACAAATTCAAGATCCGTAAACAGTGTCAGCTCTTGCAAGTTGAAGGGTGTCAAAGTTGTTCCTGTAGAAGAGAGTGGTATCTCAGAGCAAACAGGGGGAAATGCAACTGAAAGTTTTTCTGCACAAGAGGAAGATAATGAACGGTATCTTAGTTTTCTTAAAGTCTTGACAGAAGGAAACAATTGGAAGAGGAAGTGTAGAGTGGTTGAACAGTTGAGGCTGTTGCTGCGGGATGATGAGGAAGCCAGGATTTTTATGGGCACCAATGGATTTGTTGAAGCACTTATGCAGTTTCTGCAATCAGCTGTGCTTGAAGCGAATGTGATGGCTCTTGAAAATGGAGCTATGGCTCTGTTCAACTTGGCTGTGAATAACAATAG AAATAAGGAAATTATGATAGCAACAGGAATCTTGTCGTTGTTGGAGGAAAtgatttcaaaaactagttcCTATGGTTGTGCAGTTGCCCTGTATCTGAATCTTTCTTGCCTCGATGAAGCCAAGCATGTGATTGGCACAAGTCAGGCTGTCCAGTTCCTAATCCAGATTCTTCAAGACAAGACAGAAGTGCAGTGCAAGATAGATTCCCTCCATGCACTCTATAACCTTTCTACTGTGCCCTCCAATATTCCAAACCTCCTTTCATCTGGCATCATTTGTAGCCTACAATCCCTTCTTGTAGGCCAGGGTGATTGCATGTGGACAGAAAAATGCATAGCTGTTTTGATAAATTTGGCGGTTTCTCATGTGGGAAGAGAGAAATTGATGTTGGCTCCTGGACTTATAAGTGCCTTGGCTTCCACTCTAGACACTGGTGAGCCCATAGAGCAGGAGCAAGCTGCTTCTTGTCTCCTAATTTTGTGTAACAGGAGTGAGGAATGTTGTGAGATGGTCCTGCAAGAAGGGGTTATACCTGCATTGgtgtcaatatcggtgaatgGGACCTCGAGAGGAAGAGAGAAGGCTCAGAAGCTCTTGATGGTCTTCCGAGAGCAGCGACAACAAGACCATTCACCTGTTAAGACTGATCAACGTGAATCCGAAAGTAGTGATTTGTCTATGCCTCCTCCTGAAACCAAACTGCTATCTAAATCAATATCTAGAAGAAAGGTGGGGAAAGCTTTCAGCTTTCTCTGGAAAAGCAAGAGCTATTCTGTTTACCAGTGTTAA
- the LOC114381182 gene encoding protein kish-like, whose product MSALFNFHSFLTVILLGICACTYFKMQFPAILDQKTGFRGFFWKAARIGERLSPWVAAGCFMMGVSIIFF is encoded by the exons ATG TCAGCGCTTTTCAATTTCCATTCATTTCTAACCGTGATACTTCTGGGAATATGTGCCTGCACTTATTTCAAGATGCAGTTTCCGGCTATCCTTGACCAGAAAACTGG GTTTCGTGGTTTCTTCTGGAAGGCAGCAAGAATAG GTGAACGCTTAAGCCCATGGGTAGCAGCAGGTTGCTTTATGATGGGTGTTTCAATAATCTTCTTCTAA
- the LOC114381314 gene encoding nuclear pore complex protein NUP54-like — protein sequence MFGSAQPSSSPFGTPAFGTPSSTPAFGSSLFSTPFSSQQPQPQQQQQQQTPLFQQQQQQQTSSAFGFQNSLAFAAPQSSPFPNAQLTTQMANVAPVPFSLADRDVQTIVDAYKDDPGNPKYAFKHLLFSVTEPQFRVKPAGVSDIMWAEAIGKLQGMESPDRERLWPQLVQGFKDLSQRLKIQDEVIVSDAERLRITQSNVKMLQRHFQADTLPRIQRLKQKEQILQQHLLRVMRIVEALEEKGCRIPLTKGEAELAEKLATITRKLKGSGAELSRRVQNLLIVSRVKANSNGFGSSVYLPGSTKIHEQSLGDLQEVLQQQLEAIARLGNVLKRDIRDMEIMMTEDTKN from the exons ATGTTTGGCTCCGctcaaccttcttcttctcccttcGGCACCCCTGCATTCGGTACCCCTTCTTCTACCCCTGCCTTCGGTTCTTCCCTCTTTTCCACACCCTTCTCTTCTCAACAACCACAACcacaacaacagcagcaacaacaaacaCCTCTGtttcaacagcaacaacaacaacaaacttcTTCTGCTTTCGGCTTTCAGAATTCACTCGCATTCGCAGCACCGCAATCCTCGCCCTTCCCAAATGCTCAATTAACCACTCAGATGGCTAACGTTGCACCTGTTCCTTTCTCCCTCGCCGATCGCGATGTtcag ACTATTGTTGATGCATATAAGGATGATCCTGGGAACCCCAAGTACGCCTTTAAG CATTTGTTGTTCAGTGTAACAGAACCGCAGTTTAGAGTGAAGCCTGCTGGTGTATCAGAT ATCATGTGGGCAGAGGCAATAGGGAAGCTTCAGGGTATGGAAAGTCCTGATAGAGAACGCCTGTGGCCACAGCTTGTTCAGGGTTTTAAGGATCTTTCACAACGCCTTAAG ATACAAGATGAAGTCATCGTTTCTGATGCGGAGAGATTGCGTATAACCCAAAGCAATGTTAAAATG CTCCAAAGACATTTTCAAGCTGATACTCTTCCTCGGATTCAAAGACTGAAACAAAAAGAACAAATTCTCCAGCAACATCTTTTAAGA GTAATGAGAATAGTGGAGGCATTGGAGGAAAAAGGCTGTCGTATACCCTTAACAAAAGGGGAAGCTGAACTTGCTGAGAAATTAGCCACAATAACTAGAAAG CTGAAAGGATCTGGAGCGGAACTGTCTAGAAGAGTACAAAATCTACTAATTGTATCTCGTGTTAAAGCTAATAGCAATGGATTTGGTAGCTCCGTTTATCTTCCAGGGTCAACCAAAATTCATGAACAGAGTCTTGGTGATCTACAAGAG GTTTTACAGCAGCAGCTGGAGGCCATTGCAAGACTAGGCAATGTTCTGAAGCGAGATATACGGGATATGGAGATTATGATGACCGAGGACACGAAGAACTGA